From one [Ruminococcus] lactaris ATCC 29176 genomic stretch:
- a CDS encoding putative Ig domain-containing protein yields the protein MKKRILSILLLCCMLLTLLPTAAFAADTGKAIQLGTDALSKNVNTASAPTVYFGQDHENNPAAWRVIGYNGNGVASAQGDMTLLAAGNMSSVLQFADFGTNNRYASSYLKTAIDALAEKLTTEENTAVKKRTLTSGSYNGENTDCVAGEQVDNAVFWPLSTAEAFAVNQDLRIVDPEHPSWASSYWWLRSPGYSDHDAATVNGDGSVVYSGNAISSWWCVRPAFNLNSSSVLFTSAAVGGKPDGGLTPISKYTGNEWKLTLKDSNRNFAVTETTVSGDPGDTVTLHYTGATAGINEYISVILADNSGAQYYGRVAQPTAENGTVEIKIPSGLAPGSYTLKVFSEQCNDDKKTDYASDFVDIDLTVGYQEQFTLTPGGVYYFDLSGVSIPGTANGSLPDKTMHYVPFTYAGTVDAYKLTSEMATTEEYAQQNEYAHSLFVADYAVTHAVSWDDLNATGLIFGKGYATGSVDYTLRAPSGGSGGTGSGALERGTPQSNEWDRILDKDDGYIKNWRDIGSWGQDTLPNTLSNRVIRGRYDLPRKYAGANTTLSFPFLGFRPVLEVLNSDTLGSDGLKAVTLDLGGGKFGGSSDTIQIIVKTGESFTAPASDGLTRPDGNTGSYFEWLGSDGELYAPDDNVPADVTKLTAQFVPPEQFNLAPGGVYYFDLSGVGIPDTVNDALPDNTLHYVPFTYAGTVDAYKLTSEMATTEEYAETYKYAHSLFVADYAVTYAASWDHLNAIDMIFGKDYAAGGVDYTLRAPSEGSDYTGSGDSERGTPQSNEWDRLLDKDDGYIKNWNGIFSCGQDSVIRLSWRRTVRGHYSSRFCGHRDAAGQNPQVGFRPVLEVLNHGTIGPDGLKDVTLDLGGGKLGDKSSIRIIVKNGSEFTAPASDGLTRPEGATGNYFKWLGSDDKLYVPGDSVPADVTTLTARFVPDTYTVIVTTDTLPDGKTGKAYSHTLTAISTAPITWSIDEGVLPAGLNLNEKTGEISGIPTAAGTATFTVKAENSEGSDTRALSITVNNAVEQTPVRYLDADGKERFCTEYTVLESVIIEDFFDSDNKWYDLPAGWYVVKGDVTITPRLDTHGAVNLILTDDCHLTVPWGINVKEGDTFTIYAQSTAEASMGKLTACLPELSDHEKSVWPVAGLSGIGAGVRVWAANDNYYENEGTIIINGGNIHARGQQGSSAIGGSYQDRNVSSDGDTPGNLRQGGSITINGGIVCTKLRTSGGAHTADSFGIGTCYGNGGSVTINGGTIIAEASSSAISSGRGGSITINGGNVTAHGGINRYENQPLYAIPGNGIGPLEGGSITINGGTVKASSDGNGFGIGGAGVHHTAEMHITINGGNIETTANRNNAAIGDKSKQKSSVTITDGVVHAVGKGSAAGIGSTGDIRITGGEISAFAEGGGAAIGSIGGVDCKSITINGNAIKSISSKDGACIGAATGGSVGSITISDAELPLLSSNKILIGWDADSPGGKLTIRNCHVASTDELTTRTDGIRVGSNSELVIEESEIRLPHFRSIRVGGNGSIAVRDSDLHTYGIFMDENAKSPNDAKTLKRLEITDSTVLTGDIIGARGEYSSVEEIVIRGSIIRLNDEYTYNRCTIGGGEKASFGSIDIQDSQIDSRSSVNAVIGNGTQSQSYGESRIRIANSQVSVRNELFGPAIGAAYGSSGGQINILIENSTVTAKGGNLRSGTDYIPGIGKNSSGRASEIGKIQILNSTVESFRLEEKDGTNYVYDKLHTKELPGIPAENITICGSTVNGKTIDHSPDEYGKCALCDKYDLGYCYEHGLLTLEGLTDCAHDGSEKKLTGLSHQTGENKTKQLTENTDYTAIYSNNVHPYTLTPGDEGFDSKKAPKVTLYGTGNYCGKAEHYFTISENAAAAPTITTDTLPGGKVGEAYSQTLSATGTTPITWGIDSGNLPAGLTLDEATGEISGTPTAAGTASFTVKAENSAGSDTKELSITITKAAPAEYTVRFNANGGGGTMADVTGVSGSYTLPSCGFTEPEGKQFNGWSTSADGSVISGTTYEVSSDTTFYAIWESKEYSIIVTDGKATIGAGSEISKAAQGTTITLTANAAPDGKVFDKWVVESGNTTLEDANSETTTFIMPDSEVSVKATYTIPHTHTYDQEIQKPETLKSAADCTNDAVYFKSCSCGEISTTETFTAAGTQLGHAWASDWSKDTDNHWKECSRCHEKKEEAAHDYGSDNICDTCGYDKTVPHTHNLTLVPAKAPTCTEKGNTAYYTCDGCDKWFEDATGASEITDKTSVILAATGHSVSDWKSDHTDHWKECTVVGCGVIIEDSKAAHTAGEWIIDTPATATTSGSKHKECTVCGYTMTTETIPATGGGEHTHSYGSEWKNDADNHWHECSCGDKKDTAAHTAGEWIIDTPATATTDGSKHKECTVCGYTMATETIPATGGGEHTHSYGSEWKNDADNHWHECSCGDKKDTAAHTAGEWIIDTPATATTDGSKHKECTVCGYTMTIETIPATGGGEHTHSYGSDWKNDATNHWHECSCGDKADKAAHDFKWVVDKEATATQKGSKHEECRVCGYKKAAVEIPATGTPTEPGKPTDSDSPQTGDNSNMILWIALLFVSGGVVIGITVYSKKKKENAE from the coding sequence ATGAAAAAACGAATACTCAGTATCCTGCTACTGTGCTGCATGTTGCTGACGCTGCTGCCGACAGCGGCCTTTGCGGCAGATACAGGAAAGGCGATCCAGCTTGGCACAGACGCACTAAGTAAAAATGTAAACACAGCGAGCGCACCGACCGTGTATTTCGGGCAAGACCATGAAAATAATCCTGCTGCATGGCGTGTGATCGGCTATAACGGAAACGGCGTTGCAAGCGCACAGGGGGATATGACCCTGCTTGCGGCGGGCAATATGAGCTCAGTGTTGCAATTTGCCGATTTCGGAACAAACAACAGATATGCATCGAGTTATTTGAAAACCGCAATAGACGCGCTTGCAGAAAAGCTGACGACAGAAGAAAATACTGCCGTAAAGAAACGGACGCTTACAAGCGGAAGCTACAACGGAGAAAATACCGACTGTGTAGCAGGAGAGCAGGTGGATAACGCTGTATTCTGGCCACTTTCCACAGCGGAAGCGTTTGCGGTAAATCAGGATCTGCGAATTGTGGATCCCGAACATCCGAGTTGGGCGTCAAGCTATTGGTGGCTGCGCTCCCCTGGTTACTCTGATCACGATGCCGCCACCGTGAATGGTGATGGTTCTGTCGTCTACTCTGGGAACGCTATCAGCAGTTGGTGGTGTGTTCGTCCCGCTTTTAACTTAAATTCAAGCTCCGTACTCTTTACATCCGCCGCTGTGGGAGGAAAGCCTGACGGAGGCTTGACCCCGATTTCCAAATACACTGGAAACGAATGGAAGCTGACGTTGAAGGACAGCAACCGCAATTTTGCCGTAACGGAAACAACCGTCAGCGGCGACCCCGGCGATACCGTTACGCTGCATTACACCGGGGCGACCGCAGGGATAAATGAATATATCTCTGTCATCCTTGCGGATAACAGCGGCGCACAGTATTATGGCAGAGTAGCGCAGCCTACTGCCGAAAACGGAACGGTTGAGATCAAAATCCCGTCCGGCCTTGCACCGGGCAGCTATACCTTAAAGGTCTTCAGCGAGCAGTGCAACGACGATAAAAAGACCGACTATGCAAGCGATTTTGTAGACATCGATCTCACCGTTGGGTATCAAGAGCAGTTTACCCTCACTCCCGGCGGCGTCTATTACTTTGACCTCTCCGGCGTGAGCATTCCCGGCACGGCAAACGGCTCTCTGCCGGACAAAACAATGCATTATGTCCCCTTTACCTATGCCGGGACAGTGGACGCCTACAAGCTCACATCAGAGATGGCCACCACCGAGGAGTATGCACAGCAGAACGAATATGCCCATAGCCTGTTCGTGGCGGACTATGCCGTAACGCATGCGGTAAGCTGGGATGACCTGAACGCCACAGGGCTGATTTTTGGCAAAGGCTACGCCACCGGCAGCGTGGACTATACGCTGCGTGCGCCGTCCGGGGGAAGTGGTGGTACAGGCTCGGGTGCTTTAGAACGCGGCACGCCCCAAAGCAACGAATGGGACAGGATACTGGACAAGGACGACGGATATATCAAAAACTGGAGAGATATAGGTTCCTGGGGACAAGATACTTTACCCAATACGCTATCGAACCGTGTGATTCGCGGCCGGTACGATTTGCCCCGCAAATATGCCGGCGCCAATACTACGCTCTCCTTCCCGTTCCTCGGTTTCCGCCCCGTCCTTGAAGTCCTGAACTCTGACACACTGGGTTCTGACGGACTGAAGGCCGTTACCCTTGACCTTGGCGGCGGAAAATTTGGAGGAAGCTCGGATACTATCCAGATCATTGTGAAAACCGGCGAGAGCTTTACCGCGCCTGCGTCCGACGGTCTGACCCGCCCCGACGGAAATACCGGCAGCTACTTCGAGTGGCTTGGCAGCGATGGCGAGCTCTACGCTCCGGACGATAATGTTCCGGCGGACGTAACCAAGCTGACGGCGCAGTTTGTTCCCCCAGAGCAGTTCAACCTTGCTCCCGGCGGAGTCTATTACTTTGACCTCTCCGGCGTGGGCATTCCCGACACGGTGAACGACGCTCTGCCGGATAATACGCTGCACTATGTGCCCTTTACCTATGCCGGGACAGTGGACGCCTACAAGCTCACGTCGGAGATGGCAACCACTGAGGAGTATGCAGAGACGTACAAATATGCCCACAGCCTGTTCGTGGCGGACTATGCCGTAACGTACGCGGCAAGCTGGGATCATTTGAATGCCATAGACATGATTTTTGGCAAAGACTACGCCGCCGGCGGCGTGGATTATACGCTGCGCGCGCCGTCCGAGGGAAGTGATTATACAGGCTCAGGTGATTCAGAACGCGGCACGCCCCAAAGCAACGAATGGGACAGGCTGCTGGACAAGGACGACGGATATATCAAAAACTGGAACGGGATTTTTTCGTGTGGACAAGATTCTGTGATCAGATTGTCGTGGCGCCGTACGGTTCGCGGGCACTATTCGAGCCGCTTCTGTGGCCACCGCGACGCTGCGGGCCAAAACCCGCAGGTCGGTTTCCGCCCCGTCCTTGAGGTTTTGAACCATGGCACGATAGGTCCTGACGGACTGAAGGACGTTACCCTTGACCTTGGCGGCGGCAAGCTGGGCGATAAAAGCAGCATTCGGATCATCGTGAAAAACGGCAGCGAATTTACCGCGCCTGCGTCCGACGGTCTGACCCGCCCGGAGGGAGCTACAGGCAATTACTTTAAGTGGCTTGGCAGCGACGACAAGCTCTACGTGCCCGGTGATAGCGTTCCGGCGGATGTAACCACGCTCACGGCGCGGTTTGTGCCAGACACCTACACCGTCATCGTGACCACGGATACCCTGCCGGACGGCAAGACAGGCAAGGCTTACAGCCATACCCTGACCGCCATCAGCACAGCGCCCATCACATGGAGCATTGATGAAGGCGTGCTGCCTGCCGGCTTGAACCTGAACGAAAAAACCGGAGAAATCAGCGGCATACCCACTGCGGCGGGAACCGCCACCTTCACCGTCAAGGCAGAAAACAGCGAGGGCAGCGACACAAGGGCGCTGAGCATTACCGTGAACAACGCTGTCGAGCAAACCCCCGTGCGCTATCTGGACGCGGACGGCAAGGAGCGCTTCTGCACCGAATACACGGTGCTGGAAAGCGTTATTATCGAGGATTTTTTCGATAGCGACAACAAATGGTATGATCTGCCCGCCGGCTGGTATGTGGTGAAGGGCGACGTGACCATCACGCCCCGTTTGGACACCCACGGCGCGGTCAATCTGATTCTAACGGACGACTGCCACCTCACGGTACCGTGGGGCATCAACGTGAAGGAGGGCGACACCTTCACCATATACGCCCAGAGCACCGCTGAGGCATCCATGGGCAAGCTGACGGCGTGCCTCCCGGAGCTGTCTGATCATGAAAAGAGTGTGTGGCCTGTGGCTGGACTGTCCGGCATCGGCGCCGGTGTGCGCGTGTGGGCTGCCAACGACAACTACTATGAAAACGAGGGTACGATCATCATCAACGGCGGCAATATCCACGCCAGAGGACAGCAGGGCTCCTCCGCCATCGGCGGATCGTATCAAGATCGCAACGTTTCCTCCGACGGAGATACGCCCGGCAATCTCAGGCAAGGCGGCAGCATCACCATCAACGGCGGCATCGTCTGTACCAAGCTCAGGACGAGCGGCGGCGCTCACACTGCAGACAGCTTTGGAATCGGCACATGCTACGGTAATGGCGGCAGCGTCACCATCAACGGCGGCACGATCATCGCCGAGGCATCCAGCAGCGCGATCAGTAGCGGCCGGGGCGGCAGCATCACCATCAACGGCGGCAATGTGACCGCTCACGGCGGTATCAATCGCTATGAAAACCAGCCGCTATACGCGATTCCCGGAAACGGGATCGGCCCGCTTGAGGGCGGCAGCATCACCATCAACGGCGGTACTGTCAAGGCATCTTCCGATGGAAATGGCTTTGGCATCGGCGGAGCCGGAGTTCACCACACGGCGGAAATGCACATTACCATCAACGGCGGAAATATAGAAACCACGGCAAATCGCAATAACGCCGCCATTGGCGACAAAAGCAAACAAAAGAGCAGCGTCACCATCACCGACGGCGTCGTCCATGCGGTCGGAAAAGGCAGCGCGGCAGGCATCGGCAGCACCGGCGACATCCGCATCACCGGCGGTGAGATCTCCGCTTTCGCCGAGGGCGGCGGCGCAGCCATCGGCAGCATTGGGGGAGTGGATTGCAAAAGCATCACCATCAACGGCAATGCGATCAAATCCATTTCCAGTAAGGACGGTGCCTGCATCGGCGCTGCCACCGGCGGAAGCGTCGGAAGCATCACCATTTCGGACGCAGAGCTTCCGCTTCTCAGCAGCAATAAAATTCTGATCGGCTGGGACGCAGACTCGCCGGGCGGGAAGCTCACCATCCGAAACTGCCACGTTGCATCCACGGACGAACTCACCACTCGTACCGACGGGATCCGCGTGGGCAGCAACAGCGAGCTCGTCATTGAAGAAAGCGAGATCAGGCTGCCGCATTTTAGAAGCATTCGCGTCGGCGGCAATGGGAGCATCGCCGTTCGGGATTCCGATCTGCACACCTACGGCATTTTTATGGACGAAAACGCGAAATCACCGAATGACGCAAAGACACTGAAAAGGCTAGAGATCACGGACAGCACCGTGTTGACGGGCGATATCATCGGCGCTCGTGGAGAATATTCTTCCGTTGAAGAGATCGTGATCCGCGGCAGCATCATCCGCCTGAACGACGAGTACACCTATAATCGCTGCACGATTGGCGGCGGCGAAAAGGCTTCCTTTGGCAGCATCGACATTCAGGACAGCCAAATCGATAGTAGGTCTTCAGTCAACGCGGTTATCGGCAACGGTACACAATCCCAATCCTATGGTGAGAGCCGTATCCGCATTGCGAACAGCCAGGTGTCCGTTCGCAATGAATTGTTCGGCCCCGCCATCGGCGCGGCGTATGGCTCAAGTGGAGGCCAGATAAATATTCTTATTGAAAACAGCACCGTGACCGCAAAGGGCGGCAATTTGAGGTCTGGTACCGACTATATTCCCGGCATCGGGAAAAACTCGTCTGGCAGAGCTTCAGAGATTGGAAAGATTCAAATTCTGAACAGCACGGTGGAATCCTTCCGGCTTGAGGAAAAGGACGGCACAAACTATGTCTATGACAAGCTGCACACAAAGGAGCTGCCCGGTATTCCGGCGGAAAACATCACCATCTGCGGCAGCACCGTCAACGGAAAGACCATTGACCATAGCCCTGACGAGTACGGCAAATGCGCACTCTGCGACAAGTATGATCTTGGATACTGCTATGAGCATGGGCTTTTGACGCTCGAGGGGCTGACGGACTGCGCCCATGACGGCAGCGAAAAGAAGCTGACGGGGCTTTCCCATCAGACGGGCGAGAACAAAACGAAGCAGCTTACGGAGAACACGGACTACACCGCCATCTATTCCAACAACGTCCATCCCTACACCCTCACACCGGGCGACGAGGGCTTTGACAGCAAAAAGGCTCCCAAGGTGACGCTGTACGGCACGGGAAACTACTGCGGCAAGGCAGAGCATTACTTCACCATCAGCGAAAATGCTGCCGCCGCCCCCACCATCACCACGGACACCCTGCCGGGCGGCAAGGTGGGCGAGGCGTACAGCCAGACCCTGAGCGCCACCGGCACTACGCCCATCACATGGGGCATTGACAGTGGCAATCTCCCTGCCGGCCTGACGCTGGACGAAGCCACCGGCGAGATCAGCGGCACGCCTACCGCAGCGGGAACCGCCAGCTTCACCGTTAAGGCGGAAAACAGTGCGGGCAGCGATACGAAGGAGCTGTCTATTACGATAACCAAAGCCGCGCCTGCCGAGTATACCGTCAGATTCAATGCCAACGGTGGCGGCGGCACAATGGCAGATGTCACCGGCGTTTCCGGCAGCTATACCCTGCCTTCCTGCGGTTTTACTGAACCGGAAGGCAAGCAATTCAATGGCTGGTCAACCAGTGCCGACGGTTCGGTTATTTCCGGCACGACCTATGAAGTAAGCTCGGATACTACCTTCTATGCAATCTGGGAGAGTAAAGAGTATTCCATCATCGTAACGGACGGCAAAGCGACAATCGGTGCAGGAAGCGAAATCAGTAAAGCGGCACAAGGCACAACCATTACTCTGACCGCAAATGCGGCTCCTGACGGTAAGGTGTTTGATAAGTGGGTAGTAGAAAGCGGCAACACTACTCTTGAAGATGCGAACAGTGAAACCACTACTTTCATAATGCCTGACAGTGAAGTCAGCGTGAAAGCGACCTACACAATTCCCCATACTCATACCTACGATCAGGAAATTCAGAAGCCGGAAACCCTCAAGTCGGCTGCCGACTGCACCAACGATGCAGTATATTTCAAGAGCTGCTCCTGCGGAGAGATCAGCACAACAGAAACCTTTACAGCAGCAGGTACACAGCTCGGGCACGCATGGGCAAGCGATTGGAGCAAGGACACAGACAATCATTGGAAAGAATGCTCTCGCTGTCACGAAAAGAAGGAGGAGGCGGCTCACGATTACGGCAGCGATAACATCTGCGACACCTGCGGATATGACAAGACCGTACCGCATACGCACAATCTGACCCTCGTTCCCGCAAAGGCTCCTACTTGCACGGAGAAAGGTAACACGGCATATTACACCTGCGACGGCTGTGACAAGTGGTTTGAGGATGCAACTGGTGCATCCGAAATTACCGACAAGACAAGCGTAATCCTTGCGGCAACAGGTCATAGCGTTTCCGACTGGAAGTCCGATCATACCGATCACTGGAAAGAGTGCACCGTTGTCGGCTGCGGCGTGATCATCGAGGACAGCAAGGCGGCACATACCGCCGGTGAATGGATCATCGACACCCCGGCAACAGCTACCACAAGCGGCTCAAAGCATAAGGAATGCACCGTCTGCGGTTATACGATGACAACTGAAACCATCCCGGCAACCGGCGGCGGCGAGCATACTCACAGCTACGGCAGCGAGTGGAAGAACGATGCCGACAACCACTGGCATGAGTGCTCCTGCGGCGATAAGAAAGATACAGCAGCGCATACCGCCGGCGAATGGATCATCGACACCCCGGCAACTGCTACAACCGACGGCTCAAAGCATAAGGAATGCACCGTCTGCGGTTATACGATGGCAACCGAAACTATCCCGGCAACCGGCGGCGGTGAGCATACTCACAGCTACGGCAGCGAGTGGAAGAACGATGCCGACAACCACTGGCATGAGTGCTCCTGCGGTGATAAGAAAGATACAGCAGCGCATACCGCCGGCGAATGGATCATCGACACCCCGGCAACTGCTACAACCGACGGCTCAAAGCATAAGGAATGCACCGTCTGCGGTTATACGATGACAATCGAAACTATCCCGGCAACCGGCGGCGGCGAGCATACTCACAGCTACGGCTCCGACTGGAAGAACGATGCTACGAACCACTGGCATGAGTGCTCTTGCGGAGATAAGGCCGATAAGGCGGCACACGACTTCAAGTGGGTTGTTGACAAGGAAGCGACCGCAACGCAAAAGGGCTCCAAGCATGAGGAGTGCAGGGTTTGCGGCTACAAGAAGGCGGCAGTTGAGATTCCGGCTACCGGAACACCGACTGAGCCGGGCAAGCCGACCGATTCGGATTCTCCGCAGACCGGTGACAACAGCAATATGATCCTCTGGATCGCACTGCTGTTTGTCAGCGGCGGCGTAGTGATCGGCATCACCGTTTACAGCAAAAAGAAGAAAGAAAACGCTGAATAA
- a CDS encoding DUF4179 domain-containing protein has translation MRSHEERVTETKRRIAKIEQEKRLRHNMVTMASAVAACLVLLIGASFAMPGIAASIQAGNYAGFETAASMYGGGAALGYIVIGLLAFLLGVCVTVLCFRLRQMSREDGQDKESEDAHGAD, from the coding sequence ATGCGGAGTCATGAGGAACGGGTCACGGAGACCAAGCGGCGCATCGCTAAAATTGAACAGGAGAAACGGCTGCGGCACAATATGGTCACCATGGCTTCCGCTGTGGCTGCGTGCCTTGTGCTGCTCATTGGTGCGTCTTTCGCCATGCCCGGCATTGCCGCAAGCATCCAGGCAGGCAACTATGCGGGCTTTGAAACGGCGGCCAGTATGTACGGCGGCGGTGCGGCTTTGGGATACATTGTTATCGGGCTGCTGGCCTTTCTTCTTGGCGTGTGCGTGACCGTTCTGTGCTTCCGGCTGCGGCAGATGAGCCGTGAGGACGGGCAGGACAAGGAAAGCGAGGATGCACATGGAGCTGATTGA
- the vapB gene encoding type II toxin-antitoxin system antitoxin VapB, with amino-acid sequence MMTAKVFENGRSQAVRLPKECRFATDEVVVNRIGDIVLLMPNTNRWSSFLQAVDLFSDDFMETGRNQGMEQEREEL; translated from the coding sequence ATGATGACAGCAAAAGTTTTTGAAAATGGAAGAAGTCAGGCAGTAAGGCTTCCAAAAGAATGCAGATTTGCCACTGATGAGGTAGTTGTAAATAGAATTGGTGACATTGTGTTACTTATGCCAAATACAAACCGTTGGAGTTCTTTTCTCCAAGCGGTAGATCTGTTCTCTGATGATTTTATGGAGACAGGAAGAAATCAGGGAATGGAACAGGAAAGGGAAGAACTATGA
- a CDS encoding DNA cytosine methyltransferase has product MEGKIIDTRMNDLRIYEGRCPTLRAQRDGVLYVKNHTIYQLTGYETLLLQGFPKEYADRVKDEVSDRHLLMQAGNAMTVNVIKLLGQSIIGFLEVNNET; this is encoded by the coding sequence ATGGAAGGAAAAATAATAGACACACGTATGAATGATCTTCGCATTTATGAAGGGCGTTGTCCTACATTAAGAGCACAACGAGACGGTGTATTGTATGTTAAAAACCACACCATATACCAGCTGACTGGGTACGAAACTTTACTTCTTCAAGGCTTTCCTAAAGAATATGCCGACAGAGTTAAGGACGAGGTTTCTGATAGACATCTTCTGATGCAGGCAGGAAACGCAATGACAGTAAATGTAATCAAACTACTTGGACAATCCATTATTGGATTCCTGGAGGTGAATAATGAAACGTAA
- a CDS encoding macro domain-containing protein, whose product MPFTIVRQDITKMKVDAIVNAANTELLMGGGVCGAIFNAAGAKELQEACDKKSPIKTGDAVITPGFKLPAKFVIHAAGPVYICITGTVV is encoded by the coding sequence ATGCCATTTACAATTGTCCGTCAGGACATAACAAAAATGAAAGTTGACGCAATCGTTAATGCAGCAAACACAGAACTATTGATGGGAGGCGGAGTCTGCGGAGCAATCTTTAATGCCGCAGGTGCAAAGGAACTTCAAGAGGCTTGCGACAAGAAATCACCTATCAAAACGGGAGATGCAGTCATCACTCCCGGTTTTAAGCTGCCTGCGAAATTTGTGATTCACGCTGCCGGTCCTGTTTATATTTGCATAACAGGAACGGTAGTATAA
- a CDS encoding RNA polymerase sigma factor: MACDETLYRQYLSGDDAGLEALMKKYGDPLTLYIDGYLHDVHESEELMLDVFAYLFTKKPRIRDGGLKAYLYKAARHMALRHKSRRKPLFSLDALTDEPEGRLLAEEVIQTEERNRVLHFCMGEMNPDYREVLYLTYFEDMSYAQAAEVTGKTVKQITNMVYRGKESLRRLLEREGITNAES, from the coding sequence ATGGCCTGCGATGAAACCCTATACCGCCAATATCTGAGCGGCGACGATGCGGGGCTGGAGGCCCTGATGAAAAAATACGGTGACCCCCTGACCCTGTATATCGACGGCTATCTGCACGACGTTCACGAGTCCGAAGAGCTGATGCTGGACGTTTTCGCCTATCTGTTCACGAAAAAGCCCCGCATCCGGGACGGCGGCCTCAAGGCGTATCTGTATAAGGCGGCACGGCACATGGCACTGCGCCATAAGAGCAGGCGGAAGCCCCTGTTCAGCCTCGATGCACTGACCGACGAGCCGGAGGGACGGCTGCTGGCGGAGGAGGTTATACAGACTGAGGAACGAAACCGCGTCCTGCACTTCTGCATGGGCGAAATGAACCCGGACTACCGTGAGGTTCTATATCTGACGTATTTCGAGGATATGAGCTACGCGCAGGCGGCGGAAGTCACGGGAAAAACGGTGAAGCAGATCACCAACATGGTGTATCGCGGAAAGGAAAGCCTGCGAAGGCTGCTGGAACGGGAGGGGATCACAAATGCGGAGTCATGA
- a CDS encoding helix-turn-helix domain-containing protein, translated as MNGIKGYISIREASYRWGVSERRVNQYCAEGRIPGASRFGRSWAIPENAEKPSDPRFQEQHRDPGRTST; from the coding sequence ATGAACGGGATCAAAGGCTATATCTCCATTCGGGAGGCGTCCTACCGTTGGGGCGTATCGGAGCGGCGGGTCAATCAGTATTGCGCCGAGGGGCGGATCCCCGGTGCGTCCCGGTTCGGGCGTTCATGGGCGATCCCGGAAAATGCGGAAAAGCCGTCCGACCCGCGCTTTCAGGAACAGCACCGCGATCCCGGCAGGACAAGCACCTGA
- a CDS encoding PrsW family glutamic-type intramembrane protease codes for MTYIENIFLCMVSPLLVAALCMGRRQLRFFLFCIAGMGVCLLSAYINTFLAAVCQADALAATAEIAPVVEEMMKLLPLVFYLLVFEPEGDKIKAAAITVALAFATFENVCYLIQNGADRFSFIFFRGFGTGAMHVLCGLIVGGGLAYAWRRTWLKVAGTCGLLGAAITLHAIYNLLIAYGGAAQYIAYALPVLLVAAGRLSVFRLSRRK; via the coding sequence ATGACCTATATTGAAAACATCTTCCTCTGCATGGTATCTCCCCTGCTGGTGGCCGCCCTGTGCATGGGCAGACGGCAGCTCCGCTTCTTCCTGTTCTGCATTGCCGGGATGGGGGTGTGTCTGCTTTCGGCCTATATTAACACCTTCCTCGCGGCGGTGTGTCAGGCGGATGCCCTTGCTGCCACGGCGGAGATCGCACCGGTGGTGGAGGAAATGATGAAGCTGCTGCCGCTGGTGTTCTATCTGCTGGTGTTTGAGCCGGAGGGGGATAAAATCAAGGCTGCCGCCATCACGGTTGCCCTCGCCTTCGCCACCTTTGAAAATGTGTGCTATCTGATCCAGAACGGTGCAGACCGTTTCTCCTTCATCTTCTTCCGGGGCTTCGGCACGGGAGCCATGCACGTCCTCTGCGGCCTGATCGTGGGCGGCGGGCTTGCCTATGCGTGGCGGCGGACGTGGCTGAAGGTCGCGGGCACCTGCGGACTGCTAGGTGCGGCCATCACCCTCCACGCCATCTATAATCTGCTGATCGCCTACGGCGGTGCGGCACAGTACATCGCCTACGCCCTGCCGGTGCTGCTGGTGGCGGCGGGAAGATTGTCCGTTTTCCGCTTATCGCGGAGGAAATAA
- the vapC gene encoding type II toxin-antitoxin system tRNA(fMet)-specific endonuclease VapC: MRYMLDTNICIYAIKKKPEEVFRRLQQHDPSEVCISAVTYAELMHGVEKSKAVEKNRLALTLLLANIEILDFDSLAAESYGKIRADLEKAGTPIGPLDMMIAGHAQSLGYTVVTNNTKEFDRVKSLKVENWAN; this comes from the coding sequence ATGAGATATATGTTGGATACGAATATCTGTATCTATGCGATTAAGAAAAAGCCGGAGGAAGTGTTCAGGCGATTACAACAACATGATCCATCAGAAGTATGTATTTCAGCAGTCACCTATGCAGAATTAATGCATGGCGTGGAAAAAAGTAAAGCGGTGGAAAAGAATCGCCTTGCCCTCACGTTATTACTGGCCAACATTGAGATTCTGGATTTTGACAGTTTGGCTGCGGAAAGTTATGGAAAGATCCGGGCTGATTTAGAAAAAGCAGGAACACCAATCGGTCCATTGGACATGATGATTGCCGGTCATGCACAGTCATTAGGATATACGGTTGTTACAAATAATACAAAAGAATTTGATCGGGTAAAATCATTGAAAGTTGAAAATTGGGCAAATTAG